Proteins from a single region of Verrucomicrobiota bacterium:
- a CDS encoding Gfo/Idh/MocA family oxidoreductase, giving the protein MSRKLNVAIVGLGFGAEFIPLWQKHPHADCHAICQRNEVKLNAVGDYFGVGKRYTDYKALLKDPAVDVVHINSPIPDHAWMSIAALKAGKHVACTVPMATNIADCKKIVDLAKSTGLKYMMMETVVYAREYLFMKSLLDAGKLGKLQFVQASHQQDMDGWPNYWPGLPPMWYATHCVGPVAGLVGKPAEYVSCFGSGTIRKELQKCYGSPFAVETAHIKFKGSDVSARIIRSLFDTARQYRESIDVYGDKRSVEWPLIEHEPLVLHTAKKPEPKIPSHVKCPDFASRLPRSIAKYTTQGVYDASKKTHLSFTQGSGHGGSHPHLAHEFAMALVEKRDPFPNAVQSANWTCVGLCSHESAMKGGTIVKLPSFTL; this is encoded by the coding sequence ATGAGTCGCAAGCTCAACGTCGCCATCGTCGGTCTCGGCTTTGGTGCGGAGTTCATCCCCCTTTGGCAGAAGCACCCGCACGCGGACTGCCACGCCATCTGCCAGCGCAACGAGGTCAAGCTCAACGCGGTCGGCGATTACTTCGGCGTCGGGAAGCGCTACACCGACTACAAGGCGCTCCTCAAGGATCCCGCGGTGGACGTCGTCCACATCAACTCCCCCATCCCCGACCACGCGTGGATGTCCATCGCCGCGCTCAAGGCCGGCAAGCACGTCGCCTGCACCGTGCCGATGGCCACGAACATCGCCGACTGCAAGAAGATCGTGGACCTCGCCAAGTCCACCGGCCTCAAATACATGATGATGGAGACCGTCGTCTATGCGCGCGAATACCTCTTCATGAAGTCGCTGCTCGACGCGGGCAAGCTGGGCAAACTCCAGTTCGTGCAGGCGTCGCACCAGCAGGACATGGACGGCTGGCCCAACTACTGGCCCGGTCTTCCGCCGATGTGGTACGCCACGCACTGTGTCGGCCCGGTCGCCGGCCTCGTAGGCAAACCCGCTGAATACGTGAGCTGCTTCGGCTCCGGCACCATTCGCAAGGAACTTCAGAAATGCTACGGCTCGCCCTTCGCCGTCGAGACCGCCCACATCAAGTTCAAGGGCAGCGACGTTTCCGCCCGCATCATCCGCAGCCTATTCGACACCGCGCGCCAGTATCGCGAGAGCATTGATGTGTATGGCGACAAGAGGTCCGTGGAGTGGCCGCTCATCGAGCACGAACCGCTGGTGCTGCACACGGCGAAGAAGCCCGAGCCGAAGATCCCGAGCCACGTGAAGTGCCCCGACTTCGCGAGCCGGCTGCCCAGGAGCATCGCGAAATACACGACTCAGGGCGTCTACGACGCGAGCAAGAAGACGCACCTGAGCTTCACGCAGGGCAGCGGCCACGGCGGCAGCCACCCGCACCTCGCGCACGAGTTCGCGATGGCGCTGGTCGAAAAACGTGATCCGTTTCCGAACGCCGTGCAGTCCGCCAACTGGACCTGCGTGGGACTGTGCTCGCACGAGTCCGCGATGAAAGGCGGCACCATCGTGAAGCTGCCGTCGTTTACGCTTTAG
- a CDS encoding FecR domain-containing protein, whose product MKRLSFVLAAAATLIAAAATHNAQGAAAPAPVQGKATVRVITGNATATIGGAARPASTGLELKAGDTISTGPGSTVILDLGENGNALSVKPDSTLKIDTLTIQKTGVDSVATTELDLTKGSIIGNVKKLSAASRYEVKTQNGVAGIRGTSFHIYAIGIFRVANGSIVIRVTDLTRPPGSTGRTVTITVPGGREATTTPTSAPGTPPAPPRVVPLTTDARQIIVVETQTQAIVVRDAPIVRPPAPDRSEDQGKKDQDRREADRRDTDARERAQNAGVQNLETRDAIQATRFASQAFSNAITAGLSTNLANVLSNGVLGTFRDGRNNGQTEGQAASGANSLNVHLRTNLLQNPNLATNQNALNTLRSNAVAIGGSLRPGLSNPDLTGNPSSPIN is encoded by the coding sequence ATGAAGCGACTTTCCTTCGTGCTCGCCGCCGCGGCGACACTCATCGCCGCCGCAGCCACGCACAACGCGCAGGGCGCCGCGGCGCCCGCCCCAGTGCAGGGCAAGGCCACCGTCAGAGTCATCACCGGCAACGCGACCGCAACCATCGGCGGCGCCGCGCGACCTGCCAGCACCGGCTTGGAACTCAAGGCCGGCGACACCATCAGCACCGGGCCCGGTTCGACGGTGATCCTCGACCTCGGCGAAAACGGCAACGCGCTCAGCGTGAAGCCCGACAGCACGCTCAAGATCGACACGCTCACGATTCAAAAGACCGGCGTCGACTCCGTGGCGACGACGGAATTGGACCTCACCAAGGGCTCGATCATCGGCAATGTGAAGAAGCTCTCCGCCGCGTCCCGCTACGAAGTGAAGACGCAGAACGGCGTCGCCGGCATCCGCGGCACGAGCTTTCACATCTACGCCATCGGGATTTTCCGCGTCGCCAACGGCTCGATCGTCATCCGCGTGACGGATTTGACCAGACCTCCCGGTTCCACAGGCCGGACCGTCACCATCACCGTGCCCGGTGGACGCGAGGCGACCACGACCCCGACCTCGGCGCCGGGAACGCCTCCCGCTCCGCCCCGCGTGGTGCCGCTGACTACCGATGCCCGTCAGATCATTGTTGTCGAGACACAGACGCAGGCCATCGTGGTCCGTGATGCGCCCATCGTGCGGCCCCCCGCGCCGGACCGCAGCGAGGATCAAGGAAAGAAAGACCAGGATCGTCGCGAGGCCGACCGTCGCGACACCGATGCCCGTGAGCGAGCGCAGAACGCAGGGGTCCAAAACCTGGAAACGCGCGACGCGATTCAGGCGACCCGGTTTGCCTCCCAAGCGTTCTCCAATGCCATCACCGCGGGATTGAGCACGAATCTCGCGAACGTCCTCTCCAACGGCGTCTTGGGCACATTCCGCGATGGGCGGAATAACGGGCAGACGGAAGGCCAGGCCGCCAGCGGCGCGAACTCGCTCAATGTTCATCTTCGCACGAACCTGCTGCAGAACCCCAACCTCGCGACGAATCAGAATGCGCTCAACACGCTCCGGAGCAACGCTGTGGCAATCGGAGGCAGCCTGCGACCCGGCTTGAGCAATCCTGACCTGACGGGCAATCCGTCCTCGCCGATTAACTGA